A single Triticum dicoccoides isolate Atlit2015 ecotype Zavitan chromosome 2A, WEW_v2.0, whole genome shotgun sequence DNA region contains:
- the LOC119353922 gene encoding tRNA (guanosine(18)-2'-O)-methyltransferase-like — protein MASRTLSFSSLASAFAPFPARSRPRHPPLRLLGLHLTSGHLLRASTLSTAAAPAPDADADADADPYEGVDTVEHLLAPKPTSPGGGRMGRLMKMQRRADADGPAAGRGRWFPYLDAFRGAGGVEVTSQEVVDVLEPYILEPRRDRIRRAVQSRSYAVCLVVEGLTDFGNVSAAFRSADALGVQSVHVISCEDNKRYRDNRHVSMGAEKWLDIELWSSPAECFDALKKRGYRIACTSLGSDSVSVYDMDWSHPTAIVVGNETMGISDVALKLSDMHCSVPMKGMVDSFNVSVAAGILMHHAVYDRVSRLGQNGDLTSEENRILLAEFYLRHRESTATVIHEYAKRKANNLVAKL, from the exons ATGGCCTCTAGAACGCTATCCTTCTCCTCGCTGGCCTCCGCCTTCGCCCCCTTCCCGGCGCGCTCCAGACCCCGGCACCCTCCCCTCCGCCTCCTCGGCCTCCACCTCAcctccgggcatctcctccgcgcctCCACCCTCTCCACCGCCGCTGCCCCCGCCCCTGATGCGGACGCGGACGCGGACGCCGACCCCTACGAGGGCGTCGACACCGTCGAGCATCTCCTCGCCCCAAAGCCCACCTCCCCGGGCGGCGGTCGGATGGGCCGGCTCATGAAGATGCAGCGCCGCGCCGACGCCGACGgcccggcggcggggcggggcaggTGGTTCCCTTACCTGGACGCGTTCCGGGGAGCGGGGGGCGTGGAGGTGACCAGCCAGGAGGTGGTGGACGTGCTGGAGCCGTACATCCTCGAGCCGCGGCGGGACCGGATCCGCCGCGCCGTCCAGAGCAGGAGCTACGCCGTCTGCCTGGTCGTCGAGGGCCTCACCGACTTTGGGAACGTCTCCGCGGCGTTCCGCTCCGCCGACGCGCTCGGCGTGCAGTCCGTGCACGTCATCTCCTGCGAGGACAACAAAAG GTATAGAGACAACAGGCACGTGAGCATGGGTGCCGAGAAATGGCTTGACATCGAGCTATGGAGCTCACCTGCAGAATGTTTTGATGCTTTGAAAAAGCGTGGTTATCGCATTGCATGTACTAGTTTGGGAAGTGATTCG GTTTCTGTGTATGACATGGATTGGTCTCATCCAACGGCTATCGTTGTGGGCAATGAGACTAT GGGTATTAGCGACGTCGCTCTGAAGTTGTCGGACATGCACTGTAGTGTTCCAATGAAAGGCATGGTGGATTCTTTTAATGTATCTGTTGCAGCTGGAATCCTTATGCACCATGCTGTTTATGATAGAGTTTCTCGCCTT GGTCAGAATGGCGATCTCACGTCTGAAGAAAATAGAATATTGCTGGCAGAGTTCTATCTGCGTCATCGAGAGAGCACAGCTACGGTCATTCATGAATATGCCAAAAGGAAGGCAAATAATTTGGTGGCCAAACTTTGA